A segment of the Manihot esculenta cultivar AM560-2 chromosome 13, M.esculenta_v8, whole genome shotgun sequence genome:
GAAACCCTTGAAAAATCACATTATAACAGCAATCAGTTTTGGACACCAATTTCCTTGTATTGTTTGATTTGTGCATAACAAAACTAAAAGTCTGATGCTGCAACCACAGAGAGATTTGCACGCTTATGAATCTGGTACGAGCCCagctatttttcttaaaatgctATAAATTTGTTATGGACACCTAATCAACATTTTCACTTTTACACCAGcaaattaaaaaccataaaagatATTAGCAGCATTCTCATTGTATACATTGAAATAGATCCAACTACCAATGACTCACAACATATCAAAGGCCTCTTGATCAAGATTTGATTGTTCAAGTCTCATTTCACACTTACACCTTTAGGACCTCCAGATCGATTTCGTAGTTTTCTCAAAATCAGATCATCATTTAGTGATAGATGTATAACCAATTCCGCTGTGGTGACATCTGAAGAGAATCCCTTATCAACCATTTCATCAATAAGTTGTGATGCTTTTACTACATTCTCATGCTTAAGAAACCCTTGAATAATCACATTATAACAACGTTCATCTGGCAAACATCCACCTTCTTCCATTTCTCTGAAAACCTTGTATGCTTCATCTAGAGATCCTTCTGCACAAAGCCCttttattattgtaatatatgtatatacatCAGGCTTTAAACCTTTTTCAAAAAGCCTAGAAAAAAGTTCCTTCACATCATTAAACTTCCCAGCTTTGCACATAGCATCAATCAGAATACTATAGACAACACAATCAGGCTTAAATCGACTCTTTTCCATTGCTTCGAATATGGTAAGTGCATCATCAAGATCTCCCTGTTTGCACAAGCCATTGAGCAAAATTGAGAAAGTTACCAGATCCGGTTGGTGACCATGGTAATGCATGTTCTTGAAAAACTCCAATGCAGCCCGAGGCCTCCCTGCTTCCCACAAGCCCTGTATAAGTGTATTATAAGTAACAGAGTCGGGAACTAAACCTTTACAAGGCATTTCATTAAAAAGTTTCATTGCTTCATCAATCCCTTTGCGCTTGCAATATCCATTAATTAAGATGTTGTAGCTAGAGACATTAGCTATATCATTCCTTACCATCATATCAAATACTTTTCTAACCTCATCCATTTGGCTATGCAGACAATATCCATCCATCAATGAATTGTAAGTGACCACATCAGGCTTTATGCCAATGTGAACCATTGAATTCATAATATCTCGAACTTTTGAAACCATTCCTTGCTTAAAAAGAGAGTCAATTAATACATTGAAGGTATAAATATTCGGTGATATGTTCTGCCCCACCATTTCATAGTGCAAGGCCAAAGCTTGATCTACTTGGCTACACAAACAATATCCTTTTATCAATGAGTTGTAAGTGACAACATCAGGCTccacacctctttgaatcattatcTTGATTACACTTTGAGCCTCTGAAATTAGTCCTTCATTACAAAGAGAGTCTAGCAATATATTGAAGGTAAAAATGTCCGGTGATATTTTATCTACCGCCATTTCTTTCAACAAGGCCAAAGCTTCATTCTGCTTGCCTAAATTGCAAAGACCGTGAATTAAACAGTTGTAAGTGATAacattaggtgaaactttattTCTCATGTGAGAGAAGAGGTCCAGAGCCTCAAAAATTAGCTTATCTCTGCAAAGGGCATCAATGATTGTAGTGTATGTCACGGCATCTGGCTGACAACCTCTCTCAACCATTTCCTTCAGCAACCGAATAGCCACGTTTGTATGCCCCAATTTACAGAGACCATTTATTATGACACTGTATGTAAGAACATTAGGCTGATAACCTCTGTCAACCATATGGTTGAAGAAGTGTACTGCTCGATTAATTTTACCCTCTATACAAAGCCCGTTAATTAAGGTATTGAATGTTACAATGTTGGGCTTCAATCCAAGTTTGAGGATTTTCCCCAAAATTGAGAATCCAAAATCCACAAGGTGTAAGCGGCAGAAGCAGTTAATCAAGATAGAAAGAGAATAAACAGTGTGTGAGATCCCTAGCAACTCAATTGTTTTGGACAAGGAAATGACAGTGTGATACTGTTTGATCCCCACAAGAGCAgacaaaaatctattaaattcaACCCTAGAAGGAAGAGGATGCATAAGAATGACGTGATTAAAGGAAGCTAGGGCATCATCAACATCCCTAAAATAAGCACAAAGGAATTTAGATCTCAAGTTCGCATCTTTATGGGTGTGAGTGTAAGTTGACGTAGAAGAAGAACTGAAAGAAAAGGTAAATAATAAGGTTGGAGAATGAAAGGTACCCATTCCAAAATCCCTCAGCAGGGGGAAGTAGAAGCTCCTGAAATGTGAAGCTAAACACATGGGCTTCATAAAACTTGGCTTCCCCATTATCATCATCTTAGATCTCTGAGAAGTTGAAAGCTTTCATTCGGCATGGAGCCACAGAGAGAAACTATCACACTAGCAGTACCGAGCGCCATATATTCTTGAAGACATATATATAAGATTTAATTGTTTCTAAATTATTTtcctattattattatattagggCAATAACTTGTGggcattaatttaataatattaaataaaattatagaacAGACAACAGTAATAAAATAAGCAAAATGGATCTAGCATAAGCAGATCCATCTGCAACATATCAGGGCAGTTGCAATATTTGACAGAAAATTAGAGTATGAATTACAAGGATGATGAAGAAATGTTCTATTTGTTAAGGAGGCTGGGAAAGCACAAAAGAAATGGAGGGTCTAGCATAATTCACCAATGACAACATCAGAGCTTGGAAACAATATCTGTCGTTGCACACAATAAGATTTCTAACTCTTCTCCATCACTTTAAACAGGGTGGCTCACTAAAATCTGTCTCTctgtttaattaaaagaaaatcactttttattatagttttacacattaattaataaaaccagttcaatttttaaaaatgttactaaaataataaataaatttattttttaatcaatttaatttaattatacgaaataattaaataatgtaGACCTCAACTAAGCATCCTTGTGATGGATGCCATGAGGAAATGCTGAGCTAAAGGAAATGGTTCTGCAAAGTTCTCCCTTTGGCCTTTGCCACTGACATTTAAGTTTATAAGTTTATCCTGCATTAATCTCTGATAGTTTCATTTCTATGAAATAATAAGATTGAATCAAATATATAGGTTTGGTTGTTTAATGGTGGAGTCGGACAGACAGCTTGGTCACTATCTCTGCTGTCTCCCCATTTCATGATATTTGTGTTGAGGACATTTTACATTCATTTGATAATTTCCAATCTGTGTCTTTTAATTATGCAAGGCATCGTGGAAATGTCCTAGCACATGACTTGTTTCAGTAGTATTCTGTGCTCTCTAACACATGTAGACCTGCAAGATCAAATCAGACTGTTTCATAATAGTACTTAAAGGTTTTTTATTCTAAATGATTgttcatttttaattaaatttaataattaaaaagtttattttattttcaataaaagacaaacaaacaaaaaaaaaacaggtCCT
Coding sequences within it:
- the LOC110630266 gene encoding putative pentatricopeptide repeat-containing protein At1g12700, mitochondrial, which encodes MMIMGKPSFMKPMCLASHFRSFYFPLLRDFGMGTFHSPTLLFTFSFSSSSTSTYTHTHKDANLRSKFLCAYFRDVDDALASFNHVILMHPLPSRVEFNRFLSALVGIKQYHTVISLSKTIELLGISHTVYSLSILINCFCRLHLVDFGFSILGKILKLGLKPNIVTFNTLINGLCIEGKINRAVHFFNHMVDRGYQPNVLTYSVIINGLCKLGHTNVAIRLLKEMVERGCQPDAVTYTTIIDALCRDKLIFEALDLFSHMRNKVSPNVITYNCLIHGLCNLGKQNEALALLKEMAVDKISPDIFTFNILLDSLCNEGLISEAQSVIKIMIQRGVEPDVVTYNSLIKGYCLCSQVDQALALHYEMVGQNISPNIYTFNVLIDSLFKQGMVSKVRDIMNSMVHIGIKPDVVTYNSLMDGYCLHSQMDEVRKVFDMMVRNDIANVSSYNILINGYCKRKGIDEAMKLFNEMPCKGLVPDSVTYNTLIQGLWEAGRPRAALEFFKNMHYHGHQPDLVTFSILLNGLCKQGDLDDALTIFEAMEKSRFKPDCVVYSILIDAMCKAGKFNDVKELFSRLFEKGLKPDVYTYITIIKGLCAEGSLDEAYKVFREMEEGGCLPDERCYNVIIQGFLKHENVVKASQLIDEMVDKGFSSDVTTAELVIHLSLNDDLILRKLRNRSGGSKGVSVK